One segment of Pseudobacteriovorax antillogorgiicola DNA contains the following:
- a CDS encoding choice-of-anchor J domain-containing protein, whose translation MLLKKSLYLTLALTAAACGSDSSSDDEPAPAPKTETPAPQTPKPGTDGNNGGDDNGAALVDQAVTSAQGLWGQACVPAPDNNGHVIYWISWEGPNFSETKEIFQDEKCEESTSKVVRVYKDTEISSYNDKGYFRAAGMKESETIFDFDNPKGKSQEVDTTKGAWIVYFKVDGDKFLKGQVDKATKEMKDKEPYTYSKVDGTIPERTYVEKETPESPKEPEGAILFADFEGGDLGGFTSLVTKGVKDWSNYKKDGASSASINGYNTNVENETWLYSKKLDLSKYTNEAVILSFDHERRFGPDTINDEIGVFVSDKFDPAKPNANWVELKGFNIPEKFAGFANSGEIDLSTYKGKSITIGFRYRSSIDKPVLWAVDNVTVTAK comes from the coding sequence ATGCTTTTAAAGAAATCGTTATACTTGACTTTAGCCTTGACAGCAGCAGCTTGCGGTAGTGACTCATCTTCGGATGACGAGCCAGCGCCTGCGCCGAAAACTGAAACACCAGCTCCTCAGACCCCGAAGCCAGGAACTGATGGTAACAATGGTGGCGACGATAATGGGGCTGCTCTGGTAGATCAGGCAGTGACCAGCGCTCAAGGACTTTGGGGCCAGGCTTGTGTTCCAGCACCTGACAATAACGGTCATGTTATATACTGGATTTCGTGGGAAGGTCCGAACTTTAGCGAGACCAAAGAGATCTTCCAAGATGAAAAATGTGAGGAATCGACCAGTAAAGTCGTAAGAGTATATAAAGATACCGAGATTTCTAGCTACAACGACAAAGGTTATTTCCGCGCTGCTGGAATGAAAGAGTCTGAAACTATCTTTGATTTTGATAATCCAAAAGGTAAGAGTCAAGAAGTAGACACCACTAAAGGTGCGTGGATAGTTTACTTTAAAGTTGATGGTGATAAGTTCTTGAAGGGCCAGGTTGACAAAGCCACAAAAGAAATGAAAGACAAAGAGCCTTATACCTACAGCAAGGTGGATGGTACGATTCCAGAGCGTACATATGTTGAGAAAGAAACACCAGAATCACCTAAAGAGCCAGAAGGGGCAATCCTTTTCGCTGATTTCGAAGGTGGCGACCTTGGTGGTTTCACCAGTTTAGTCACTAAAGGTGTTAAGGATTGGAGCAATTACAAGAAAGATGGTGCATCGTCTGCATCGATAAACGGTTATAACACCAATGTTGAAAACGAAACCTGGCTTTACAGCAAGAAGCTTGACCTTTCAAAATACACTAACGAAGCCGTCATATTAAGCTTCGATCACGAACGTCGCTTCGGACCAGACACCATCAATGATGAAATTGGCGTTTTTGTTAGCGATAAATTTGATCCAGCTAAGCCTAATGCTAACTGGGTTGAGCTAAAGGGTTTCAACATTCCTGAAAAGTTTGCTGGTTTCGCAAATTCAGGTGAAATCGACCTTAGCACTTATAAGGGAAAGAGCATCACAATTGGCTTCCGCTACCGCAGTAGTATTGACAAGCCTGTGCTTTGGGCTGTCGATAACGTAACAGTTACAGCTAAGTAA